Sequence from the Halobacteria archaeon AArc-dxtr1 genome:
CGCCCGTGCGCTCTGTTAACTCGAGGGTCTTTCGCGTATCGTGGACTGACGCCGGTTCCGGCGTCGATACCAGCAGTACGCTGTCGGCCAGTCCGAGCGGGAGCACCGTCTCGTGGCTCACACCCGCACCGACGTCCAACAACACGACGTCGAAGCTCTCGCGCAGTTGGGAGACGACGTCGCCTAACCCCTCTGGCTCCGTTTTGGCGTACTCGCTCAACCCGGTGCCACTTGGAATCGCCGCCAGGCTCTCTGTGAGCTGGTAGGTTGCCGCCGGGAGCGGCGCCTCGTCAGCTAGCACGTCGTGTAGTGTCGTCGACTCGGCGTCGAGACTGACGAACCCCGAGAGGTTGGCCATTCCCAGATCGGTGTCGACGACCACGACGCGCTCGCCCGTCTGCGCGATCGCCGCCCCCAGATTTACCGTCGTCGTCGTCTTCCCGACCCCTCCTTTTCCGCTCGCGATGGCATAGACTGTCTTCTCTGACATACGGTCCTGTGGGCACAGTGTCACGGCAGCGTATTAAATCGTGACCACGGTCACCTTCGCTTTGCCACACTGGCTCTCGTCTCCCTCTATTGGTCGTCGCCGGGTCAAAGAATACTTAGCTCCCGCTGCGCTCTGTGGGACTAATGAGTCAGGAGGGCGAGCAGGAGCAGTCCGACCGGAAAAAGTACGAGTTCCGGAAGGTCATCGAGGACCTCAAAAATTTCGAGGGGTCGGGCACGCAGCTGGTAACGATCTACGTCCCCGACGATAGGCAAATCAGTGACGTCGTTGCACACGTCACCCAGGAACACTCCGAGGCGGCGAACATCAAGTCAAAGCAGACGCGAACCGCCGTTCAAGACGCGCTGACGAGCATCAAAGACCGGCTGCGCTACTACGATACCTATCCACCAGATAACGGACTCGTGTTGTTCTCGGGCGCCGTCGATTCGGGCGGCGGCCAGACCGAGATGGTCACGAAGGTCCTCGAAAGTCCGCCCCAGCCCGTCGAATCCTTCCGCTACCACTGTGACTCCGACTTCCTCACCGGCCCGCTAGAGGACATGCTCGCCGACAAGGGTCTCTACGGTCTGGTCGTCTTAGATCGGCGCGAGGCCAACGTCGGGTGGCTGAAAGGCAAGCGCATCGAGCCCGTCAAGTCCGCCTCCTCGCTGGTTCCGGGCAAGCAGCGAAAGGGTGGCCAGTCTGCCCAGCGATTCGCCCGCCTGCGCTTAGAGGCGATCGACAACTTCTACCAGGAGGTCGCCGGGATGGCAAACGACCTGTTCGTTCCGAAGCGCCACAACCTCCAGGGGATCCTCGTCGGCGGCCCCTCACCCACGAAAGACGAGTTCTTAGACGGCGACTACCTCCACCACGAGATTCAGGATAAGGTCATCGGCAAGTTCGACGTCTCCTACACCGACGAGTCCGGCCTCCGCGAGCTCGTCGACAACGCCGAGGATGCCTTGGCCGACGCCGAGGTAATGCAGGACAAGCAGGTGATGAAGCAGTTCTTCCAGCAGCTTCACGCCGGCGACCTCGCCACATACGGCTTCGAGCAGACCCGACGAAACCTCGTGATGGGCGCCGTCGAAACCCTCCTGATCAGCGAGGATCTTCGGAAAGACGTTGTCACCTACGACTGTTCCGAGTGCGGGGCCGAGGATCGTGAGATCATCGACCGTCGTCACTCCACGCCCGAACACGAGTGTTCCGAGTGTGGAGCCGAGGCAGATCCCGACGCGGCAGAGCGTGAGGACGCCATCGAGCACCTGATCGACATCGCCGAGCAGCGAGGCACCGAGACCGACTTTATTTCGACGGACTTCGAAAAGGGCGAACAGCTCTACAACGCCTTCGGCGGCTTCGCCGGCCTTCTGCGATACGATACCGGAATCTAACCGAGTCGAGTAGTGTCTCGGCGTTTTGCCGCCAGACCGACCAGTTCGAGTAGCCGAGACGTTGGAAGTTGCAGAAGTGATACGGGTAGTCCAGACTGAGTAGCGCTCCCGACGGGGCCGGGACGACCGGCAAACGGGCCCGTAATACGCTACTACTCCCCGAAATATGGTGCTTCCATTTGCAACGATCGATCGCCAGAATCCGAACAGAAGGGTTATGCCGCTAGTCCCGTATTACTATTCGTCTCCATGGCAGCGTCCCCGTTTGTAGCCCGTTTCGACGACCCCCGAGTCACGTCCCGTTTCTGTCGCCGC
This genomic interval carries:
- the minD gene encoding cell division ATPase MinD, giving the protein MSEKTVYAIASGKGGVGKTTTTVNLGAAIAQTGERVVVVDTDLGMANLSGFVSLDAESTTLHDVLADEAPLPAATYQLTESLAAIPSGTGLSEYAKTEPEGLGDVVSQLRESFDVVLLDVGAGVSHETVLPLGLADSVLLVSTPEPASVHDTRKTLELTERTGGEVAGLVITRTRPSSDISYEEIATQLDVPLVGTVPDDTAVRESVYAGTPLVVYDPERPAAVAYTHIAGELRGVAERDDETSETEAVREADGNGDEGGEAVTETITEAESNR
- the prf1 gene encoding peptide chain release factor aRF-1, whose protein sequence is MSQEGEQEQSDRKKYEFRKVIEDLKNFEGSGTQLVTIYVPDDRQISDVVAHVTQEHSEAANIKSKQTRTAVQDALTSIKDRLRYYDTYPPDNGLVLFSGAVDSGGGQTEMVTKVLESPPQPVESFRYHCDSDFLTGPLEDMLADKGLYGLVVLDRREANVGWLKGKRIEPVKSASSLVPGKQRKGGQSAQRFARLRLEAIDNFYQEVAGMANDLFVPKRHNLQGILVGGPSPTKDEFLDGDYLHHEIQDKVIGKFDVSYTDESGLRELVDNAEDALADAEVMQDKQVMKQFFQQLHAGDLATYGFEQTRRNLVMGAVETLLISEDLRKDVVTYDCSECGAEDREIIDRRHSTPEHECSECGAEADPDAAEREDAIEHLIDIAEQRGTETDFISTDFEKGEQLYNAFGGFAGLLRYDTGI